In the genome of Dyadobacter fermentans DSM 18053, the window TATAGTCCTCAAAATCGACCAGGACGGCCTCAGAGGTGAACATCCGCTGCTGAAAGGCGACGCGTTTTCGTACGAAAAGATGAAATGATCGCACGAAAAGCGTCGGGACAGGGATGCTCGCAGGCCGCTAGGCGTCAAAGTTGGTAGACAACGAAACTGACTTCCAATTTTCCAGCTCCGTCGAAAGTGCATTGATCTTCGCTTGTGCCAACCCGAAAGCATCTTCGCCCAGCAGCAAATGCACCGGCGGATTTTGCTCCGAAGCAACGCGGATGATGGCCTCGGCCGCTTTCACGGGATCACCGGGCTGAGCACCGTTGATCTGCTGCTGGTGTGCATCCTGCGATTCCCGCACCTTTTGATAATCCGCAATCTGATTTTTGGGAGTTGCGAATGATCCGGCGGTAAGGAAATCGGTGCGGAAATAGCCAGGCTCAACAACCGTGACTTTAATGCCGAATTCTGCCACCTCGGTCGCAAGGGATTCTGAAAGTCCCGAAACCGCGAATTTGGTAGCGCAATAAATCCCGAAACCCGGGAAAGCGCCATTAAGCCCGCCGATCGACGACACATTCATAATGTGGCCCGACTGCTGCGCACGCAGGTAAGGCATCGCAGCACGGATCACATTGAGCGTTCCGAACACATTCACGTCGAAATTCCCGCGCGATTCGGCATCGGAAAGCTCTTCGATACTTCCCGCAAGGCCGTAGCCTGCATTGTTGACGATCACATCTATACGGCCAAATGCGGCCACGGTATCGGCGATCGCCTGCCTTACGCTTGCCTCGTCGGTAAGCGACACGCCCAGGGGCAAAAACTCAGGCCCAGTATGCCCTACGGCATCTCTAAGGTCGGCTACGTTGCGTGATGTGGCGGCTACTGAGAAGCCACCTGCGAGTAATTTTTGTACGAGGGCCAGTCCCAGTCCTTTGGAGGCGCCGGTAACAAAC includes:
- a CDS encoding oxidoreductase: MENRKVWFVTGASKGLGLALVQKLLAGGFSVAATSRNVADLRDAVGHTGPEFLPLGVSLTDEASVRQAIADTVAAFGRIDVIVNNAGYGLAGSIEELSDAESRGNFDVNVFGTLNVIRAAMPYLRAQQSGHIMNVSSIGGLNGAFPGFGIYCATKFAVSGLSESLATEVAEFGIKVTVVEPGYFRTDFLTAGSFATPKNQIADYQKVRESQDAHQQQINGAQPGDPVKAAEAIIRVASEQNPPVHLLLGEDAFGLAQAKINALSTELENWKSVSLSTNFDA